The following coding sequences lie in one Eubacterium ventriosum genomic window:
- the tadA gene encoding tRNA adenosine(34) deaminase TadA, which translates to MSGKVNDLNKDISNNVDLEESYDSKKANKYMKEAIKQAKKAASIGEVPIGCVIVYQDKIIGRGYNRRMVDKNTLSHAELNAIKKASKKLDDWRLDDCELYVTTEPCQMCAGAIVQARIKKVYIGCMNPKAGCAGSIMNLLQVDKFNHQVEMEKGILEEECSNLLKDFFRNLRKKQKDE; encoded by the coding sequence ATGAGTGGTAAGGTTAATGATTTAAATAAAGATATTAGTAACAATGTTGATTTAGAAGAAAGTTATGATTCTAAGAAAGCTAATAAGTACATGAAAGAAGCAATTAAGCAGGCTAAGAAAGCCGCTTCAATAGGTGAAGTGCCAATTGGCTGTGTAATTGTTTATCAGGACAAGATAATAGGTCGTGGTTACAATCGAAGAATGGTTGACAAGAACACGTTATCTCATGCAGAGCTTAACGCAATAAAGAAAGCCAGCAAGAAACTTGATGACTGGCGCCTTGATGATTGCGAATTGTATGTAACTACTGAGCCTTGCCAAATGTGTGCAGGTGCCATAGTTCAGGCAAGAATTAAAAAAGTCTACATAGGTTGTATGAATCCAAAGGCAGGTTGTGCCGGTTCTATTATGAATCTTCTTCAGGTTGATAAATTTAACCATCAGGTCGAAATGGAAAAAGGCATACTTGAAGAAGAGTGCAGTAATCTGCTTAAAGATTTTTTTAGAAATTTGAGAAAAAAGCAGAAGGATGAATAA
- the dnaX gene encoding DNA polymerase III subunit gamma/tau, translated as MSYTALYRKFRPSTFDQVKGQDHIVQTLKNQINANRIGHAYLFCGTRGTGKTSVAKIFAKAVNCEHPVDGSPCNECETCRGITNGSAMNVIEIDAASNNGVDNIRQIRDEIQYSPSSGKYTVYIIDEVHMLSIGAFNALLKTLEEPPAYVIFILATTEPHKIPITILSRCQRYDFKRISIDTIAARLSELMEKESIEVEDKAIRYVAKAADGSMRDALSLLDQCIAFYLGQKLTYDNVLDVLGAVDNEIFSRLTRRVIDSDVTTSLNILDEIIMQGREPGQFVNDFIWYLRNLMLIKTSDDDEIMEVIDASAERIEALKEEAQMVNVDVIMRYIRILSELSGQIKYSSQKRVLIEIALIKLAKPAMERDVSSLNNRITILEKKIEEGNFTVNVGAAPQAAGSSGANPEPKPKKVFEKAIPEDVQYVVDNWGSVRRHISNPYKTFLQDARFSVKGENTLLIVFNPGAIGYEGCSKPEVIEMLNTLISEEIKKQVKVEVTMLENNQTFSDYYQEVVSKINMDIEEEDF; from the coding sequence ATGTCTTATACAGCATTATATAGAAAGTTTCGACCTTCAACATTTGATCAGGTTAAGGGACAGGACCACATAGTTCAGACATTAAAGAATCAGATTAATGCCAACCGTATCGGACATGCCTATCTTTTTTGTGGAACAAGAGGAACTGGTAAAACAAGTGTGGCAAAGATTTTTGCCAAGGCTGTCAACTGTGAGCATCCCGTTGATGGAAGTCCCTGTAATGAATGTGAAACATGTCGTGGAATAACCAATGGAAGTGCCATGAATGTTATTGAAATCGATGCAGCATCCAATAACGGTGTGGATAACATTAGACAGATTCGAGATGAAATACAATATTCGCCTTCAAGTGGTAAGTACACAGTGTATATCATCGACGAGGTACATATGCTTTCCATAGGTGCTTTTAATGCATTATTAAAGACACTTGAAGAACCGCCGGCATATGTTATTTTTATTTTGGCTACAACAGAGCCACATAAAATACCCATAACAATATTGTCACGTTGTCAGAGATATGATTTTAAGAGAATATCAATAGACACAATTGCGGCAAGATTGTCCGAATTAATGGAAAAAGAATCAATTGAGGTTGAGGACAAGGCCATAAGATACGTTGCGAAAGCAGCAGACGGTTCAATGCGTGATGCCTTAAGTCTTTTAGATCAATGCATTGCTTTTTATTTGGGACAGAAGTTAACATATGACAATGTGCTTGACGTTCTTGGCGCTGTAGACAATGAAATATTCAGCAGACTTACAAGAAGAGTAATAGATTCAGATGTAACAACAAGCCTTAATATTTTGGATGAAATAATTATGCAGGGCAGAGAGCCGGGACAGTTTGTTAATGATTTTATATGGTATTTGAGAAATCTTATGTTAATTAAGACATCAGATGATGACGAAATAATGGAAGTAATTGATGCGTCAGCAGAAAGAATAGAAGCTTTGAAAGAAGAAGCACAGATGGTTAATGTAGATGTTATTATGCGATACATTAGAATTCTTTCAGAATTATCAGGACAAATCAAATATTCGTCACAAAAACGTGTTTTAATAGAGATTGCATTAATAAAGCTTGCAAAACCGGCAATGGAAAGAGACGTAAGCTCACTTAATAACAGAATCACTATTTTGGAAAAGAAAATAGAAGAAGGAAACTTTACGGTTAATGTTGGGGCAGCTCCACAGGCGGCAGGCAGTTCAGGTGCAAATCCGGAACCAAAGCCTAAAAAGGTATTTGAAAAGGCTATACCGGAAGATGTGCAGTATGTTGTGGATAACTGGGGTTCAGTTAGAAGACACATATCCAATCCGTACAAGACTTTCCTGCAGGATGCAAGATTTAGCGTAAAAGGGGAAAACACACTTTTAATAGTTTTTAATCCGGGAGCAATAGGCTACGAAGGCTGCTCGAAACCGGAAGTAATTGAGATGCTTAACACTTTGATAAGTGAAGAAATAAAGAAGCAGGTTAAAGTTGAAGTAACTATGCTTGAAAATAATCAGACTTTCAGCGATTACTATCAGGAAGTCGTAAGCAAAATAAACATGGACATTGAAGAGGAGGATTTTTAA
- a CDS encoding serine/threonine-protein kinase, whose translation MDFKENYYFEKYEQLAVLADTQKCKTILSRNTDTNEIVVFKVMDKHGLDVYDRLKDLDNSNIVDVMDCFLHEDKCVAVEEFVNGKRLCDVLQKNIPVEVIVDYVRQICNGLKEVHNKNIVHRDLQPKNIIVDRHNHITIIDFDIARIRKEEADSDTEFLGTAGYASPEQFGFAQTDKRSDIYSLGVLIGDMVKPYAKTVREVSGEEIVYTGTSLTLEEHKIVERLVKMSRKCTEIAPEKRYKSIEEIEKKLKYIKLYNQDILEPDELEELSFRGIIRTVPGFRKNNILHKIIAIIMYVSVFATYIEIGTSVINVKKGYKWLCVILSEMCWIIPYIYLTNIGDVVYRIRKRKFKYKFFEYLNRIGIALVIWLAILIILSIITLK comes from the coding sequence ATGGACTTTAAGGAAAATTATTATTTTGAAAAATACGAACAACTGGCAGTTTTGGCGGACACGCAAAAGTGCAAGACTATTTTGTCAAGAAATACAGATACTAATGAAATAGTGGTGTTTAAGGTAATGGACAAACACGGTTTGGATGTGTACGACAGGCTGAAAGATTTGGATAATAGCAACATTGTTGATGTAATGGATTGTTTTTTACATGAAGACAAATGTGTGGCTGTTGAAGAGTTTGTTAATGGAAAAAGATTATGTGATGTTTTGCAGAAAAATATTCCAGTAGAAGTAATTGTTGATTACGTAAGGCAGATTTGCAACGGCTTAAAAGAAGTCCACAACAAAAATATTGTACACAGAGATTTGCAACCGAAAAATATAATTGTGGACAGACACAATCATATTACAATCATTGATTTTGATATTGCAAGAATTAGAAAAGAAGAAGCCGATAGTGACACAGAATTTCTTGGAACGGCGGGCTATGCATCACCTGAGCAGTTTGGTTTTGCCCAGACAGACAAGCGAAGCGACATTTATTCCTTGGGCGTGCTTATTGGCGATATGGTCAAGCCTTATGCTAAAACCGTTAGGGAGGTCTCGGGGGAAGAAATTGTGTACACCGGTACCAGTCTTACATTAGAAGAGCACAAGATAGTTGAAAGACTTGTGAAAATGAGCAGGAAATGTACTGAGATAGCTCCCGAAAAAAGATATAAGTCAATTGAAGAAATTGAAAAAAAATTGAAATATATTAAACTCTACAATCAGGATATTTTAGAACCGGATGAATTAGAAGAATTAAGCTTTAGGGGGATAATCAGAACCGTTCCGGGATTTAGGAAAAATAATATTTTGCACAAGATAATTGCAATAATAATGTATGTATCTGTTTTTGCAACATACATTGAAATAGGAACAAGCGTAATAAATGTCAAAAAAGGCTATAAATGGCTATGTGTTATTTTAAGCGAAATGTGTTGGATTATTCCATATATATATTTGACAAACATAGGGGATGTTGTTTATAGAATAAGAAAAAGAAAATTTAAGTACAAATTTTTTGAATATTTAAACAGAATAGGGATAGCATTGGTAATATGGTTGGCTATTTTAATAATTTTGTCAATTATAACTTTAAAATAA
- a CDS encoding adaptor protein MecA yields the protein MKIEKINDNQIRCTLSKEDLADRNIKLSELAYGTGKTRELFQDMMQQANDDFGFEVNDIPLMVEAIPVSPETIVLVITKVENPSETEEHLSKFFSKEMKDGILSRLEDSDMDLTDFEEFDDDMEDIDASANDKKDDNDDSLLYSIYIFDSLSQVIDVSRLIAPTFKGDSSVYKSPFNDKYYLSLCVEASQGKKLNRIYSILTEHGVRENPTYAKELFYMEHFDEILANKAIETLGAL from the coding sequence ATGAAAATTGAAAAAATCAATGATAATCAGATTCGTTGCACTCTGAGTAAGGAAGACTTAGCTGACCGCAACATTAAACTTAGCGAATTGGCTTACGGAACAGGCAAAACCCGTGAACTTTTTCAGGATATGATGCAGCAGGCTAATGATGATTTCGGTTTTGAGGTCAATGACATCCCACTAATGGTAGAAGCAATACCTGTTTCTCCTGAAACCATCGTCCTTGTTATAACCAAGGTTGAGAATCCTTCCGAAACCGAAGAACATCTCTCAAAATTCTTTTCTAAGGAGATGAAAGACGGTATTCTTTCACGCTTAGAAGATTCCGATATGGACCTTACAGATTTCGAAGAATTTGATGATGACATGGAAGATATTGACGCTTCCGCTAATGACAAGAAAGATGACAACGATGATTCATTGTTGTATAGCATTTATATATTCGACAGTTTAAGCCAGGTAATTGATGTTTCAAGATTGATTGCTCCAACATTTAAAGGTGACAGCTCAGTATACAAGTCACCATTCAATGACAAGTATTACTTATCTCTATGTGTTGAAGCTTCACAGGGTAAGAAACTTAACCGTATATACAGTATTCTTACTGAGCACGGAGTTCGTGAGAATCCAACATATGCCAAAGAACTTTTCTATATGGAACACTTTGACGAAATACTTGCAAACAAAGCAATTGAAACACTTGGTGCTTTATAA
- a CDS encoding glycosyl hydrolase family 18 protein, translated as MRKTINKLFLIITVISALLLTTGCDLFIKTNKGQVDQKWYMGLTYEDDNGNDTDYTIGTDGTIAAVALEDGYGDEFGIIKGEEAYLNINTIIKNIDKRFYVDATNNLVMFTDATKTYKTKIGGKTINETENTDYVISFMDGKNCYVNVKFVKKYVDFDYKVVKAEGKSPARIVLKYTSGEKNQMTVKSNIEMRTKADYQNLIVTTLKKNTKVTVLEESGDWTKVGTDDGFMGYVPAKKLKDKETKKTEFKSDADTYTHVLMNKKISLGWNAITNLTANGNLETIIEHTKGLNVISPTWYSLSDNKGNLRSYASATYVEKAHSKGLKVWALVNDFGTQDKASKEYTKKVLTDTTKRENLVDNIMTNIKDYNLDGINIDFEFINKDIINSYLQFLRELSIECRKAGKVLSIDNYVPSSGSEYYDIAHQSLVADYIIIMSYDEHYAGSKEAGSVSSMTFTEKAVNDAIALTGDASRVINGMPFYTRAWITTPATDGKKGEGVYVEDATNGNYYLSSQAITMDKAKELYTNAKVKATFDETTGQNFVSYEKGDSTVSIWLEDATSVKSRLDIMEKYKLAGAAYWRLGQETDSIWDTIYPYFK; from the coding sequence TTGAGAAAAACTATAAATAAACTATTTTTGATTATAACCGTAATATCAGCACTTCTGCTAACTACAGGATGTGACTTGTTTATAAAGACTAACAAGGGGCAGGTTGACCAGAAATGGTACATGGGACTTACCTACGAGGATGACAATGGCAACGACACGGATTACACAATAGGGACAGATGGAACTATTGCAGCAGTGGCTTTGGAAGATGGATATGGTGATGAGTTCGGGATTATAAAGGGCGAGGAAGCTTACCTTAATATCAACACCATTATAAAAAATATTGACAAAAGATTTTATGTGGATGCAACCAACAACCTTGTAATGTTTACTGACGCCACAAAAACTTACAAAACTAAAATAGGTGGTAAGACAATAAATGAAACTGAAAATACAGACTATGTTATTTCTTTTATGGACGGAAAAAATTGCTATGTTAATGTAAAGTTTGTTAAGAAATACGTGGATTTTGATTATAAAGTTGTGAAGGCGGAGGGAAAATCTCCTGCAAGAATTGTTCTTAAATACACATCAGGCGAGAAAAATCAGATGACTGTTAAGAGCAACATTGAAATGCGTACAAAGGCAGATTACCAGAACCTTATTGTAACTACTTTGAAGAAAAATACCAAGGTTACAGTATTGGAAGAAAGCGGCGACTGGACAAAGGTTGGAACTGACGACGGTTTCATGGGTTATGTGCCTGCAAAGAAATTAAAAGATAAAGAAACAAAGAAGACTGAGTTTAAATCTGACGCAGATACATATACACATGTTTTGATGAATAAAAAGATTAGTTTAGGTTGGAATGCAATAACGAATCTGACTGCTAATGGCAATTTGGAAACAATAATTGAACATACAAAAGGTTTAAATGTTATTTCTCCAACATGGTATTCTTTGTCTGACAATAAAGGCAACTTAAGATCATATGCTTCAGCAACTTATGTTGAAAAGGCTCACAGCAAAGGGCTTAAAGTATGGGCGTTGGTTAATGATTTTGGAACTCAGGACAAGGCAAGCAAGGAATACACGAAGAAAGTGTTAACAGATACTACTAAGAGAGAAAATCTTGTTGATAACATTATGACAAACATAAAAGATTATAATCTTGATGGCATTAACATTGATTTTGAGTTTATTAATAAGGATATTATTAACAGTTATTTGCAGTTTTTGAGAGAACTTTCAATTGAATGCAGAAAAGCAGGAAAGGTTCTTTCAATAGATAATTATGTGCCATCATCAGGCTCAGAATATTATGACATTGCACATCAGTCTTTGGTTGCAGATTACATTATTATAATGAGTTACGATGAGCATTACGCAGGAAGTAAGGAAGCAGGTTCTGTTTCATCAATGACTTTCACGGAAAAAGCCGTAAACGATGCCATTGCTTTAACAGGTGATGCGTCAAGAGTAATTAACGGTATGCCTTTCTACACAAGAGCTTGGATTACAACTCCTGCAACTGATGGCAAAAAGGGCGAAGGCGTTTATGTGGAAGATGCAACTAATGGCAATTACTACCTTTCAAGTCAGGCAATTACAATGGATAAAGCCAAAGAACTTTACACTAATGCAAAAGTAAAGGCGACATTCGATGAAACAACAGGTCAGAATTTTGTTTCATATGAAAAGGGAGACAGCACAGTGAGCATTTGGCTTGAAGATGCTACATCTGTAAAATCAAGACTTGATATTATGGAAAAATACAAGCTTGCAGGTGCAGCTTATTGGAGATTAGGTCAGGAAACAGACAGCATATGGGATACAATTTATCCGTATTTCAAATAG
- a CDS encoding ammonium transporter gives MNAQEILQEATNSSFAIWFLIGAGLVFFMQAGFAMVETGFTRAKNAGNIIMKNLMDFCIGTLMYIILGFGLMMSEDYVMGIIGVPNLDIFTNYNSFNWSQFVFQLVFCATAATIVSGAMAERTKFSAYCIYSGAISLIVYPIEAGWVWNLGGNGWLQQLHFVDFAGSAVIHSVGGMAALVGAIIVGPRIGKYTKRSNGSIRSNAIAGHSITLGALGCFILWFGWYGFNGAAATNVDSLASIFMNTTIAPATATVVCMLFTWIKDGKPDVGMCLNASLAGLVGITAGCASVDTIGALIIGAVSGILVDVVVEVLDKKFHIDDPVGAVGVHWANGVWGTIAVGLFATGRGDTVQAFADGSTYAGLFYGGGAKLLGIQILGIVAIDVYAAVMMTIVFQLIKHTIGLRTTAEEEIIGMDISEHGLASAYADFLPAAPSYAGESEGSVDLSDVKPVALTLGERAEGRYTKVSIICPEERFGVLRDTMNAIGVMGMTVSQVMGCGAEKGKTGRYRGVSTTMNLYRKVQVDIVVSTVDPGLVVAAARKALNTEHYGDGKIFVTNVEDVMRVRTGEVGVEALAYKNERK, from the coding sequence ATGAACGCACAGGAAATTTTACAGGAAGCTACAAACAGTAGCTTCGCAATTTGGTTCTTAATTGGTGCCGGTTTAGTATTCTTTATGCAGGCTGGTTTCGCAATGGTTGAAACAGGATTTACAAGAGCAAAGAATGCAGGCAACATTATTATGAAGAACCTGATGGACTTTTGTATTGGTACATTAATGTACATCATTTTAGGTTTTGGTTTGATGATGTCAGAAGATTATGTAATGGGAATTATAGGTGTTCCAAATCTTGATATCTTCACAAACTATAACAGTTTTAACTGGTCACAGTTCGTATTTCAGTTAGTATTTTGTGCCACAGCTGCAACAATCGTTTCAGGAGCTATGGCAGAAAGAACAAAGTTCAGTGCTTACTGTATTTACTCAGGAGCAATAAGCTTGATTGTATATCCAATTGAAGCCGGCTGGGTATGGAACTTAGGAGGCAACGGTTGGTTACAGCAGTTACATTTCGTTGATTTCGCAGGTTCAGCAGTAATCCACTCAGTTGGTGGTATGGCAGCTTTAGTTGGAGCAATAATTGTTGGACCACGAATTGGTAAGTATACAAAGAGATCTAATGGCTCAATAAGATCAAATGCCATTGCAGGTCACTCAATAACACTTGGAGCACTTGGTTGTTTCATACTTTGGTTTGGATGGTATGGATTCAACGGTGCAGCAGCTACTAACGTAGATAGCTTAGCATCAATCTTTATGAATACAACAATCGCTCCTGCAACAGCCACAGTAGTTTGTATGTTATTTACTTGGATTAAAGATGGAAAACCTGATGTTGGTATGTGTTTGAACGCTTCACTTGCAGGTTTGGTAGGTATCACAGCAGGTTGTGCTTCAGTTGATACAATTGGTGCATTAATAATTGGTGCTGTATCAGGTATCTTGGTTGATGTAGTGGTTGAAGTACTTGATAAGAAGTTCCACATTGATGACCCTGTTGGTGCCGTTGGTGTTCACTGGGCAAACGGTGTTTGGGGAACAATCGCTGTTGGTTTATTTGCAACAGGCAGAGGCGATACAGTACAGGCTTTCGCAGATGGTTCAACATACGCAGGTTTGTTCTACGGTGGTGGAGCAAAACTTTTAGGAATCCAGATTTTAGGTATTGTTGCAATTGATGTTTATGCAGCAGTAATGATGACAATAGTGTTCCAGTTAATTAAGCATACAATAGGACTTAGAACAACAGCAGAAGAAGAAATTATTGGTATGGATATTTCAGAACATGGTCTTGCATCAGCATATGCAGACTTCCTTCCGGCAGCACCATCATATGCAGGTGAGAGCGAAGGCTCAGTTGATTTATCAGATGTGAAACCAGTAGCACTTACACTTGGAGAAAGAGCAGAAGGCAGATATACAAAAGTATCTATTATCTGTCCTGAAGAACGATTTGGAGTTCTTCGTGACACAATGAACGCCATCGGAGTAATGGGTATGACAGTTTCTCAGGTAATGGGTTGTGGTGCTGAAAAAGGAAAGACAGGTAGATACAGAGGTGTATCAACAACAATGAACCTTTACAGAAAGGTACAGGTTGACATCGTGGTATCAACAGTTGATCCGGGACTTGTAGTAGCTGCTGCAAGAAAAGCACTTAATACAGAACACTATGGCGATGGTAAGATTTTCGTGACAAATGTAGAAGATGTTATGAGAGTTCGTACAGGAGAAGTTGGTGTAGAAGCATTAGCTTACAAGAATGAAAGAAAATAA
- a CDS encoding transketolase family protein encodes MSEVKKIATRDSYGDALVELGKEHDNLVVLDADLAAATKTGKFKAAFPERFIDCGIAECNMVGIAAGMSTCGKVPFASTFAMFAAGRAFDQLRNTVGYPHLNVKIGATHAGISVGEDGATHQCNEDIALMRTIPGMTIINPCDDIEAKQAVKAAYEMEGPVYLRFGRLATPIINSEDYKFEIGKGVKLKEGTDVTIVATGLMVAASLEAAKNLEADGINAEVINIHTIKPLDEDIIVESAKKTGKVITVEEHSIIGGLGSAVCDCLSAKYPVSVSKIGVEDVYGHSGPAVELLKEFGLDAEGIYNKIKKIMA; translated from the coding sequence ATGTCAGAAGTAAAGAAAATCGCAACAAGAGACAGCTATGGAGACGCTTTAGTTGAATTAGGAAAAGAACATGACAATCTTGTTGTTTTAGATGCAGACCTTGCAGCAGCAACAAAGACAGGAAAGTTTAAAGCAGCTTTCCCTGAAAGATTTATTGATTGTGGTATAGCTGAATGTAACATGGTAGGTATTGCAGCAGGTATGTCAACATGTGGAAAAGTTCCTTTTGCAAGCACATTTGCTATGTTTGCAGCAGGACGTGCATTTGATCAGTTAAGAAATACAGTAGGTTACCCACATCTTAATGTAAAGATTGGTGCAACTCATGCAGGTATTTCAGTAGGTGAAGACGGTGCAACTCATCAGTGTAATGAAGATATTGCATTAATGCGTACAATCCCAGGAATGACAATTATTAACCCTTGTGATGATATTGAAGCCAAGCAGGCTGTAAAGGCAGCTTACGAAATGGAAGGACCTGTTTATTTAAGATTTGGTCGTCTTGCTACACCTATCATCAACAGTGAAGATTACAAATTTGAAATCGGTAAGGGTGTTAAATTAAAAGAAGGAACAGACGTTACTATTGTAGCAACAGGTCTTATGGTAGCAGCATCTTTAGAAGCAGCTAAGAATCTTGAAGCAGACGGAATTAATGCAGAAGTAATTAACATTCACACAATTAAGCCTTTAGATGAAGACATTATTGTTGAATCAGCTAAGAAAACAGGCAAGGTTATTACAGTTGAAGAACATTCAATTATTGGTGGTTTAGGTAGTGCAGTATGTGATTGCTTAAGTGCTAAATATCCTGTTAGCGTTTCAAAGATTGGTGTTGAAGATGTATATGGACATTCAGGTCCTGCAGTGGAATTATTAAAAGAATTTGGTCTTGACGCAGAAGGAATTTACAATAAAATTAAAAAAATCATGGCATAG
- a CDS encoding YbaB/EbfC family nucleoid-associated protein, translating to MAKRGGFPGGMPGNMNNIMKQAQKMQKQMEQAQAELESSEYTATSGGGAVEVTISGTKEITKIKLDPEVVDPDDIEMLEDLVMAAVNEAIRKMDEMSTQKMSKITGGLGGLF from the coding sequence ATGGCAAAGCGAGGAGGATTTCCGGGAGGAATGCCTGGAAATATGAATAATATAATGAAACAGGCTCAGAAGATGCAGAAGCAGATGGAGCAGGCACAGGCAGAATTAGAAAGTTCAGAATATACAGCAACATCAGGTGGTGGAGCTGTTGAAGTGACTATTTCAGGCACAAAAGAAATAACAAAGATTAAATTAGATCCTGAAGTAGTAGATCCTGATGATATAGAAATGTTAGAAGATCTTGTTATGGCGGCAGTTAACGAAGCTATCCGTAAGATGGATGAAATGTCAACACAGAAGATGTCGAAGATAACAGGCGGGTTAGGTGGACTTTTCTAG
- the recR gene encoding recombination mediator RecR: MDYYSGYITKLIEELSGLPGIGPKTAGRLAFHILDMPKEQVESLANSMIDAKKNVRYCKCCYTLTDQDICPICSSKERDHKTIMVVETTKDMAAYEKIGEYKGVYHILHGAINPMAGIGQNDIKLKELFERLKDDVNEVIIATNSSVEGEATAMYITKVIKPLGIKVTRIASGVPVGGDLEYVDNVTLLRALQGRVTV, translated from the coding sequence GTGGATTACTACAGTGGTTATATAACAAAACTAATCGAAGAATTATCAGGGTTGCCGGGAATAGGACCTAAAACAGCAGGGAGACTTGCTTTTCATATTTTGGATATGCCCAAAGAACAGGTTGAAAGTCTGGCAAATTCTATGATAGACGCAAAGAAGAATGTAAGATATTGTAAGTGTTGTTACACACTTACAGACCAGGATATTTGCCCAATATGTAGTAGTAAGGAAAGGGACCACAAGACCATTATGGTAGTGGAAACAACAAAGGATATGGCTGCATATGAGAAAATAGGTGAATACAAGGGCGTTTATCACATTCTTCACGGAGCAATTAATCCCATGGCGGGTATTGGCCAGAATGACATTAAACTTAAGGAATTGTTTGAGCGTTTGAAGGACGATGTTAATGAAGTAATTATTGCAACTAATTCAAGCGTGGAGGGCGAGGCTACAGCTATGTACATTACAAAGGTCATAAAGCCACTCGGAATAAAAGTTACAAGAATAGCAAGTGGTGTTCCCGTAGGTGGGGACTTAGAATATGTGGACAACGTTACTTTGCTTAGGGCTCTTCAGGGAAGAGTTACAGTTTAG
- a CDS encoding helix-turn-helix domain-containing protein → MNSNNFSNFNNDKSQKTTDQLLKILQNSNDINSYLTDNDSNISNISFHEYLTQLLDEKGLTKAQVITDSNIQKNYGYQIFDGSKTPSRDKVIALALAMQLTLDETNRLLHLSNNGILYPKIKRDSIIIFGLENNQKIIDLNITLDDFGEAPLG, encoded by the coding sequence ATGAATTCAAATAATTTTTCAAATTTTAATAATGACAAATCACAAAAAACTACAGACCAGCTTCTTAAAATTTTACAAAACTCTAATGACATAAATTCTTATTTAACCGACAATGATTCAAACATTAGTAACATAAGTTTTCATGAATATCTAACTCAACTTTTAGATGAAAAAGGTCTGACAAAAGCTCAGGTAATCACTGATTCAAACATCCAAAAAAACTACGGCTACCAAATCTTTGATGGTTCAAAAACACCATCCCGCGACAAAGTTATTGCCCTTGCACTTGCAATGCAGCTGACTTTGGATGAAACCAACCGCCTGCTTCACCTTTCAAACAATGGCATACTTTATCCGAAAATCAAAAGAGACAGCATTATTATATTTGGTCTTGAAAATAATCAAAAAATCATCGATTTAAATATTACACTGGATGATTTCGGGGAAGCACCACTGGGGTAA
- a CDS encoding transketolase encodes MENLQLAKIANQVRKDIVTGVYNAKSGHPGGSLSAADMLTFLYFEEMNVSPEKAKDSNRDRFVLSKGHVAPALYSVLAEKGYFPREDIKTLRKPTSYLQGHPDMKKIPGIDMSSGSLGQGISTAVGMAMAGKMDNADYRVYTMVGDGESEEGQVWEASMFAGFRKLDNLVVIVDNNNLQIDGAIDEVCSPYPFDKKFEAFNFHVIKINGHDFDEIRSALKEARETKGMPTAIIMNTVKGKGVSFMENQVSWHGSAPNEEQYNIAMEELEKAGEALCQK; translated from the coding sequence ATGGAAAATTTACAACTTGCAAAAATTGCAAACCAGGTACGTAAAGACATTGTAACAGGTGTTTACAATGCAAAATCAGGTCATCCGGGTGGATCTCTTTCAGCAGCAGATATGTTAACATTTTTGTATTTTGAAGAGATGAATGTATCACCTGAAAAGGCAAAAGATTCTAACAGAGACAGATTTGTATTATCAAAAGGTCATGTTGCACCTGCACTTTATAGTGTATTGGCAGAAAAAGGATATTTTCCAAGAGAAGATATCAAAACATTAAGAAAACCTACATCATACCTTCAGGGACACCCTGATATGAAGAAAATACCGGGAATCGATATGTCTTCAGGTTCATTAGGACAGGGAATCTCAACAGCAGTTGGTATGGCTATGGCAGGAAAGATGGACAATGCCGATTACAGAGTATATACAATGGTAGGCGACGGTGAAAGTGAAGAAGGTCAGGTTTGGGAAGCTTCAATGTTTGCCGGATTCAGAAAGTTAGACAATCTTGTAGTTATCGTTGATAACAACAACCTTCAGATTGATGGTGCAATTGATGAAGTATGTTCACCATACCCATTTGACAAGAAGTTTGAAGCATTTAATTTCCATGTAATTAAAATAAATGGACATGATTTTGATGAAATTAGAAGTGCTTTAAAAGAAGCAAGAGAAACTAAAGGTATGCCTACAGCTATTATTATGAATACTGTAAAAGGTAAGGGAGTTTCATTTATGGAGAATCAGGTTTCATGGCATGGTTCAGCTCCAAACGAAGAACAGTACAATATCGCTATGGAAGAATTAGAGAAAGCAGGTGAAGCATTATGTCAGAAGTAA